A stretch of the Nomascus leucogenys isolate Asia unplaced genomic scaffold, Asia_NLE_v1 Super-Scaffold_241, whole genome shotgun sequence genome encodes the following:
- the SLC1A5 gene encoding neutral amino acid transporter B(0), whose amino-acid sequence MVADPPRGDSKGLAAAEPSANGGLALASIEDQGAAAGGYCGSRDQVRRCLRANLLVLLTVVAVVAGVALGLGVSGAGGALALGPERLSAFVFPGELLLRLLRMIILPLVVCSLIGGAASLDPGALGRLGAWALLFFLVTTLLASALGVGLALALQPGVASAAINASVGAAGNAENAPSKEVLDSFLDLARNIFPSNLVSAAFRSYSTTYEERNITGTTVKVPVGQEVEGMNILGLVVFAIIFGVALRKLGPEGELLIRFFNSFNEATMVLVSWIMWYAPVGIMFLVAGKIVEMEDVGLLFARLGKYILCCLLGHAIHGLLVLPLIYFLFTRKNPYRFLWGIVTPLATAFGTSSSSATLPLMMKCVEENNGVAKHISRFILPIGATVNMDGAALFQCVAAVFIAQLSQQSLDFVKIITILVTATASSVGAAGIPAGGVLTLAIILEAVNLPVDHISLILAVDWLVDRSCTVLNVEGDALGAGLLQNYVDRTESRSTEPELIQVKSELPLDPLPVPTEEGNPLLKHYRGPSGDATAASEKESVM is encoded by the exons ATGGTGGCCGATCCTCCTCGTGGAGACTCCAAGGGGCTCGCAGCGGCGGAGCCCTCCGCCAACGGGGGCCTGGCGCTGGCCTCCATCGAGGACCAAGGCGCGGCAGCAGGCGGCTACTGCGGTTCCCGGGACCAGGTGCGCCGCTGCCTTCGAGCCAACCTGCTTGTGCTGCTGACAGTGGTGGCCGTGGTGGCCGGCGTGgcgctggggctgggggtgtcGGGGGCCGGGGGTGCGCTGGCGTTGGGCCCGGAGCGCTTGAGCGCCTTCGTCTTCCCGGGCGAGCTGCTGCTGCGTCTGCTGCGGATGATCATCTTGCCGCTGGTGGTGTGCAGCTTGATCGGCGGCGCCGCCAGCCTGGACCCCGGCGCGCTCGGCCGCCTGGGCGCCTGGGCGCTGCTCTTTTTCCTGGTCACCACACTGCTGGCGTCGGCGCTCGGAGTGGGCTTGGCGCTGGCGCTGCAGCCGGGCGTCGCCTCCGCCGCCATCAACGCCTCGGTGGGAGCCGCGGGCAATGCCGAAAATGCCCCCAGCAAGGAGGTGCTCGACTCGTTCCTGGATCTTGCGAG AAATATCTTCCCTTCCAACCTGGTGTCAGCAGCCTTTCGCTCA TACTCTACCACCTATGAAGAGAGGAATATCACTGGAACCACGGTGAAG GTGCCCgtggggcaggaggtggaggggaTGAACATCCTGGGCTTGGTAGTGTTTGCCATCATCTTTGGTGTGGCGCTGCGGAAGCTGGGGCCTGAGGGGGAGCTGCTTATCCGCTTCTTCAACTCCTTCAATGAGGCCACCATGGTTCTGGTCTCCTGGATCATGTG GTACGCCCCTGTGGGCATCATGTTCCTGGTGGCCGGCAAGATCGTGGAGATGGAGGACGTGGGTTTACTCTTTGCCCGCCTTGGCAAGTACATTCTGTGCTGCCTGCTGGGCCATGCCATCCACGGACTCCTGGTACTGCCCCTCATCTACTTCCTCTTCACCCGCAAAAACCCCTACCGCTTCCTGTGGGGCATCGTGACACCTCTGGCCACTGCCTTTGGGACCTCTTCCAG TTCCGCCACGCTGCCGCTGATGATGAAGTGCGTGGAGGAGAATAATGGCGTGGCCAAGCACATCAGCCGTTTCATCCTGCCCATCGGCGCCACTGTCAACATGGACGGTGCCGCGCTCTTCCAGTGTGTGGCCGCAGTGTTCATTGCACAGCTCAGCCAGCAGTCCTTGGACTTCGTAAAGATCATCACCATCCT GGTCACGGCCACAGCGTCCAGCGTGGGGGCAGCGGGCATCCCTGCTGGAGGTGTCCTCACTCTGGCCATCATCCTCGAAGCAGTCAACCTCCCGGTCGACCATATCTCCTTGATCCTGGCTGTGGACTGGCTAGT CGACCGGTCCTGTACCGTCCTCAATGTAGAAGGTGATGCTCTGGGGGCAGGACTCCTCCAAAATTACGTGGACCGTACAGAGTCGAGAAGCACGGAGCCTGAGTTGATACAAGTGAAGAGTGAGCTGCCCCTGGATCCGCTGCCAGTCCCCACTGAGGAAGGAAACCCCCTCCTCAAACACTATCGGGGGCCCTCAGGGGATGCCACGGCCGCCTCTGAGAAGGAATCAGTCATGTAA